In Trichocoleus desertorum NBK24, the following are encoded in one genomic region:
- a CDS encoding UbiD family decarboxylase, giving the protein MARDLRGFLKQLEQRGQLKRISALVDPDLEIAEISNRMLQQGGPALLFENVKGSPYSVAVNTMGTVERICWAMNMEQPEELEALGKKLSMLQQPKPPKKIAQAVEFGKVLFDVLRAKPGRDLFPPCHQVVLHEDELDLNQIPMIRPYCGDAGKIITLGLVITKDCETGTPNVGVYRLQLQSNKTMTVHWLSVRGGARHLRKAAERGKKLEVAIALGVDPLIIMAAATPIPVDLSEWLFAGLYGGSGVNLAKCKTVDLEVPADSEFVLEGTITPGEMLPDGPFGDHMGYYGGVEDSPLVRFHCVTQRKDPIYLTTFSGRPPKEEAMMAIALNRIYTPILRQQVSEIVDFFLPMEALSYKAAIISIDKAYPGQARRAALAFWSALPQFTYTKFVIVVDKSINIRDPRQVVWAITSKVDPVRDVFILPETPFDTLDFASEKIGLGGRMGIDATTKIPPETNHEWGAALESDPDTAAMVDRRWAEYGLANLQLGEVNPNLFGYDMR; this is encoded by the coding sequence ATGGCGAGAGACCTGCGAGGATTCTTAAAACAGTTAGAGCAGCGAGGGCAGCTAAAACGCATTTCTGCTCTGGTTGACCCAGACTTAGAGATTGCTGAAATTTCTAATCGAATGTTGCAGCAAGGCGGGCCAGCCCTACTGTTTGAGAACGTCAAAGGTTCTCCTTATTCGGTCGCTGTCAACACAATGGGGACAGTGGAGCGCATCTGCTGGGCTATGAATATGGAGCAACCCGAAGAACTAGAAGCTTTGGGGAAAAAGCTCAGCATGTTACAACAGCCCAAGCCACCTAAAAAAATTGCTCAAGCGGTAGAGTTTGGCAAAGTTTTGTTTGATGTGCTGCGAGCTAAACCAGGGCGAGATTTGTTTCCCCCTTGTCACCAGGTCGTGCTTCACGAAGATGAATTAGATCTCAACCAAATTCCGATGATTCGCCCTTACTGTGGCGATGCAGGCAAGATCATCACGCTGGGATTGGTGATTACCAAAGACTGTGAAACTGGAACTCCGAATGTCGGGGTTTATCGGCTGCAACTGCAATCGAACAAAACGATGACAGTGCACTGGCTCTCTGTCCGGGGTGGGGCGCGACACTTACGCAAAGCGGCAGAGCGAGGTAAAAAGCTAGAAGTAGCGATCGCCCTAGGTGTCGATCCACTCATCATCATGGCAGCGGCTACGCCAATCCCAGTAGACTTGTCAGAATGGCTGTTCGCAGGGCTGTATGGCGGTTCTGGGGTGAATCTGGCGAAGTGTAAAACCGTTGACCTCGAAGTTCCAGCGGACTCTGAATTTGTCTTAGAAGGCACGATCACCCCCGGAGAAATGCTACCTGATGGGCCGTTTGGTGATCATATGGGCTACTACGGTGGGGTAGAAGATTCGCCCTTGGTTCGCTTTCACTGTGTCACCCAGCGCAAAGACCCGATCTACCTCACTACCTTCAGCGGTCGGCCACCGAAAGAAGAAGCGATGATGGCGATCGCACTTAACCGCATTTACACCCCAATTCTGAGGCAACAAGTTTCTGAGATCGTTGATTTCTTTTTGCCGATGGAAGCGCTCAGCTACAAAGCGGCCATCATTTCCATTGACAAAGCTTATCCGGGTCAGGCGCGGCGGGCAGCATTGGCGTTCTGGAGTGCGCTGCCCCAGTTCACTTACACCAAATTTGTGATTGTGGTGGACAAAAGCATCAATATCCGCGATCCGCGGCAGGTGGTGTGGGCGATTACATCCAAAGTCGATCCGGTGCGAGATGTGTTTATCCTGCCAGAAACTCCCTTTGACACGCTCGATTTTGCTAGTGAGAAAATTGGCTTGGGCGGTCGGATGGGCATTGATGCCACAACTAAGATCCCACCCGAAACCAATCACGAATGGGGCGCAGCGTTGGAGTCTGACCCAGATACCGCAGCAATGGTCGATCGCCGTTGGGCAGAATATGGTCTCGCAAATTTGCAATTGGGCGAGGTGAATCCGAACTTGTTCGGTTACGATATGCGCTAG
- a CDS encoding GAF domain-containing protein, with product MLDCAQAMPQPDLPQPSPLRLLIMEDESADLQLIILTLKSAGIIFTYEAADTLEACQHLLATQSFDALLSDYRMPGFTAYQVLPIWQQAQPEIPFILVTGSLGEEAAVGYIKSGMTDYVLKDRLFRLPTVLMRSLQEFALRRQQQAAMAQIQQQAQQEAMINCIVQAMRGTLVLEEVLQTTADQLHKALNADRCVIVQPNADGAMTAQYVSAATVHREEILGYACPISASYRESIDQGQTLQVDCLGQISLTEPRSLAQQFGIQSLLMMPLLYQEECLGAISLHQCDRERSWTVNEVALVRAVADQCAIAIHQAQLFQKIQQQAQREQLLNQISRDLNSSLDPDYILQAIVERTGECFGIDRVTIFYLDAEYAQVLNEWRANEQIVSVLNFKVPLSTWANRLDPNSDKFWGKVLHAPRFTENFDLPSYQAQIEQTQTLSVLRVPIFIRDQLFGGLVLQTTTYYRTFTDDEIRLAERIADQAAIALYNAQSYERLEQLVQLRTQELEAEKLISEAANHAKSEFLATMSHELRTPLTGILGFSNLLIKQIFGPLTEKQQQYVMGIASCGEHLLELINDLLDLSKIEAGKEELALEPLVIEDVCQACLSLIRERAHNRQLQVILRIAPDVSTCVADHRRLKQILFNLLSNAVKFTEAGSITLQVTKELTATEMGDRVMLQFCVIDTGIGISAADQALLFQPFRQLDAGLNRKYEGTGLGLALSKKLAQLHEGDITLQSELGQGSCFTLHLPEELPQSFASEAG from the coding sequence ATGCTCGACTGTGCTCAAGCGATGCCTCAACCCGATTTACCTCAGCCTTCTCCCCTGCGGTTGCTGATTATGGAGGATGAGAGTGCAGATCTACAGTTGATCATCCTTACTCTGAAATCGGCAGGAATTATTTTTACTTACGAGGCTGCCGACACTCTTGAGGCTTGTCAGCATCTGCTCGCTACCCAATCCTTTGATGCCCTGCTCTCGGACTATCGCATGCCCGGTTTCACGGCCTATCAGGTGCTGCCAATATGGCAACAAGCTCAGCCAGAAATCCCGTTTATTTTGGTCACAGGCAGCTTAGGCGAAGAAGCGGCGGTGGGCTATATCAAGTCAGGCATGACGGATTATGTGCTGAAAGATCGCTTGTTTCGCTTGCCGACTGTCTTAATGCGATCGCTGCAAGAATTTGCTCTCCGACGCCAGCAGCAGGCCGCAATGGCCCAGATTCAGCAGCAAGCTCAGCAAGAAGCCATGATTAATTGCATTGTCCAGGCAATGCGAGGGACGCTGGTGCTAGAAGAGGTGCTGCAAACAACCGCAGATCAGTTGCACAAGGCTCTCAATGCCGATCGTTGCGTGATTGTGCAACCCAATGCTGACGGGGCCATGACCGCCCAATATGTCAGTGCTGCTACTGTCCATCGAGAAGAAATCCTAGGCTATGCCTGTCCTATTTCCGCGTCTTATCGGGAGTCTATCGACCAGGGGCAAACGCTGCAAGTTGATTGCTTGGGCCAAATCTCGCTGACTGAGCCTCGCAGTTTAGCGCAACAGTTTGGCATTCAATCGCTGTTAATGATGCCGCTACTTTACCAAGAGGAATGCTTGGGCGCTATTTCTCTACACCAGTGCGATCGCGAACGTTCTTGGACTGTCAATGAAGTGGCTTTGGTGCGAGCGGTTGCAGATCAATGTGCGATCGCCATTCATCAAGCGCAACTCTTTCAGAAAATTCAGCAGCAAGCTCAGCGCGAACAGTTGTTGAATCAGATTAGTCGTGACCTCAACTCCAGCCTTGACCCAGATTATATTCTGCAAGCAATTGTTGAGCGCACAGGCGAGTGTTTTGGCATCGATCGCGTCACCATTTTTTATCTAGATGCAGAGTATGCTCAGGTGCTCAACGAGTGGCGAGCCAATGAGCAAATAGTTTCTGTCTTAAATTTCAAAGTGCCTCTATCAACTTGGGCAAACCGCTTAGATCCCAACTCGGATAAGTTTTGGGGAAAAGTTTTGCATGCCCCTCGCTTTACCGAAAATTTTGACTTGCCCAGTTACCAAGCTCAAATAGAGCAAACCCAAACACTTTCGGTTTTGCGAGTCCCGATTTTCATTCGCGATCAGTTATTTGGGGGGTTAGTCCTACAAACCACGACCTACTACCGCACCTTTACAGACGATGAAATTCGCCTAGCAGAACGGATTGCCGATCAAGCCGCGATCGCCCTCTACAATGCCCAGAGCTATGAGCGACTAGAACAACTGGTGCAACTGCGAACTCAAGAGCTAGAAGCGGAAAAACTGATTTCAGAAGCGGCCAACCACGCTAAAAGTGAGTTCCTCGCCACCATGAGTCATGAACTCCGCACACCTCTAACTGGAATTTTAGGATTCTCTAATCTCTTAATTAAACAAATTTTTGGCCCGTTAACCGAGAAGCAACAACAGTACGTCATGGGGATTGCCTCCTGCGGCGAGCACCTATTGGAACTGATTAACGATTTACTCGATCTCTCTAAAATTGAAGCGGGCAAAGAAGAACTAGCCTTAGAACCGTTAGTAATTGAAGATGTTTGTCAAGCCTGCCTATCTCTGATTCGAGAAAGAGCGCACAACCGACAACTGCAAGTGATTTTGAGGATTGCTCCAGATGTAAGTACCTGTGTGGCAGATCATCGCCGCCTAAAGCAAATTTTGTTTAATCTGCTTTCCAATGCCGTCAAGTTTACCGAAGCAGGCTCCATTACCTTGCAAGTGACGAAGGAACTAACCGCAACGGAGATGGGCGATCGCGTGATGCTCCAGTTTTGTGTGATTGATACAGGAATTGGTATTTCAGCCGCAGATCAAGCTCTCCTCTTTCAACCCTTTCGACAATTAGATGCAGGGTTGAACCGTAAATACGAAGGTACAGGTCTGGGTCTCGCCTTATCTAAAAAGTTGGCGCAATTGCATGAAGGGGACATTACGCTACAGTCCGAATTGGGCCAAGGTAGTTGTTTTACCCTCCACTTACCAGAAGAACTGCCTCAGTCATTTGCTTCAGAGGCAGGGTAA
- a CDS encoding response regulator, with amino-acid sequence MAMAPANKILVVDDDPAVRNLIHRFLAKQNYQMESAEDGKTALTLFEQFDPDLVILDVNLPDANGYNLCQEMQGRTNVFVLMLTSRTDEADKIRGFSQGADDYITKPFSLGELGVRVEALLRRIRERTPAEQQCLVFDKLMIDPVRREVTLNSDIVSLTALEFDLLHFLASHPGRVWRRAELIQEVWDYEYVGDQRVVDVHIGQIRKKIEVDTSQPNLIQTVRGVGYKFEAPMAEKAGSA; translated from the coding sequence ATGGCCATGGCCCCAGCCAACAAAATCCTAGTTGTTGATGATGATCCTGCGGTTCGTAATTTAATTCACCGCTTCTTGGCAAAACAAAACTACCAAATGGAATCGGCAGAAGATGGTAAAACTGCCCTCACTCTCTTTGAACAGTTTGACCCAGACTTAGTCATCCTAGATGTCAATCTGCCTGATGCAAATGGCTACAACCTTTGCCAGGAGATGCAGGGCCGAACAAATGTGTTTGTTTTAATGCTAACAAGTCGTACGGATGAAGCGGATAAAATTAGAGGCTTTTCTCAAGGAGCCGACGACTACATTACTAAACCCTTTAGTTTGGGTGAGCTAGGAGTCCGAGTCGAGGCACTTCTGCGGCGAATTCGGGAGCGCACTCCCGCCGAACAGCAGTGTCTCGTGTTTGACAAACTCATGATTGACCCTGTACGGCGCGAGGTCACACTCAATAGCGATATTGTGTCCCTGACGGCTTTAGAATTTGACTTGCTACATTTTTTAGCCAGCCATCCAGGTCGAGTTTGGCGGCGGGCGGAACTGATCCAGGAAGTTTGGGACTATGAGTATGTGGGCGACCAGCGGGTTGTGGATGTCCATATTGGTCAGATTCGCAAAAAAATTGAAGTGGACACCAGCCAACCTAATCTGATTCAGACAGTGCGGGGTGTAGGCTACAAGTTTGAGGCACCAATGGCTGAAAAAGCGGGAAGCGCTTAA
- a CDS encoding ATP-binding protein has protein sequence MARRIPPSLPHERRRFTFHLTPLTIVGIYAFVGSLWIFGSDQLLDLLISDRDQILHLSVVKGWGYIGLTAYLLYALIRYHVTTLNHSYGVLRRSEAQLQALLDNFPAIIYIKDLEGRYLLINDQFTRLFGLDREAVLGQTDYDIFPPAVADTLRTHDRAVLLTGTPLECEEQAPLPDGWHIYLTNKFPLSDPARGVYAVGGISTDISARVHSETERKQAELEIQRLNETLEAQVLQRTAELEVANQQLQAMNHELDAFSYSVSHDLRAPLRHINGFLSILTQHLEDQGVLLDAEAVRYLEMMRQSSEKMGTLVESLLALSRVGRQPLVTRPVPLRPLVERAIALVKPHIDFELDPTEFVVEDLPTVIGDATLLQQVFSNLIDNAVKFSRPSRLPSKPPGYGARIEVNALPNGTVYVKDNGVGLPMEASDQLFGAFQRLHSQQDFEGTGIGLAIVQRIVHRHGGTIWVESTVGQGACFYFNLGSASEL, from the coding sequence ATGGCAAGGCGTATCCCTCCCTCCCTGCCCCACGAGCGGCGACGTTTTACCTTCCATCTCACCCCGCTCACGATCGTGGGGATTTATGCCTTTGTGGGCAGCTTATGGATCTTTGGTTCCGATCAGTTACTAGATTTGCTCATTTCTGATCGAGACCAGATCCTCCATTTATCGGTGGTTAAAGGATGGGGCTACATTGGCCTGACTGCCTACCTTCTGTATGCTTTGATTCGATACCACGTAACAACGCTCAACCACTCTTATGGGGTGTTACGGCGTAGCGAAGCTCAGCTACAAGCTCTCTTAGATAACTTCCCCGCCATCATCTATATCAAGGATTTGGAGGGGCGCTACCTGCTCATTAATGACCAATTTACCCGCCTCTTTGGGTTGGATCGAGAAGCAGTGCTGGGCCAGACAGACTACGATATTTTCCCGCCCGCAGTAGCAGATACTTTGCGAACCCACGATCGCGCTGTGCTCTTGACTGGAACTCCCCTAGAGTGTGAGGAACAAGCGCCGCTGCCAGATGGTTGGCATATTTATCTCACTAACAAATTTCCTCTGAGTGATCCAGCACGGGGAGTTTATGCGGTTGGTGGCATTTCCACGGACATTAGCGCTCGCGTGCATAGCGAAACCGAACGCAAGCAAGCCGAACTAGAAATCCAGCGATTGAATGAAACTTTAGAAGCCCAAGTGCTGCAACGCACCGCTGAGCTGGAGGTTGCCAACCAACAACTGCAAGCGATGAATCATGAGTTAGATGCCTTCTCTTATTCGGTCTCTCACGATTTACGGGCTCCACTGCGCCACATCAACGGATTTCTTAGCATATTAACTCAGCACTTAGAGGATCAAGGGGTGCTGCTAGATGCCGAAGCAGTTCGCTACTTAGAGATGATGCGGCAGAGTAGTGAAAAAATGGGAACTTTGGTAGAGAGCTTACTGGCATTGTCACGGGTAGGCCGCCAACCCTTAGTAACTCGGCCTGTACCCTTGCGTCCTTTAGTAGAGCGGGCGATCGCCTTAGTCAAACCCCACATTGATTTTGAGCTAGACCCCACTGAATTTGTGGTCGAAGATTTACCGACGGTGATCGGGGATGCCACTTTACTGCAACAGGTGTTTAGTAACTTGATCGACAATGCCGTTAAATTTAGCCGCCCCAGCCGCTTACCGAGTAAACCACCAGGCTATGGTGCCAGAATTGAAGTGAATGCTTTGCCCAATGGCACTGTGTATGTCAAAGATAATGGTGTGGGCTTGCCAATGGAAGCATCTGACCAGCTATTTGGTGCATTTCAGCGGTTGCATTCTCAGCAGGACTTTGAAGGCACCGGGATTGGGCTAGCGATCGTGCAACGAATTGTACATCGCCACGGCGGGACGATTTGGGTTGAGAGTACTGTGGGACAGGGTGCTTGCTTCTACTTTAATCTTGGTTCCGCGTCCGAACTTTAA
- a CDS encoding HAD family hydrolase, with protein sequence MLRLITDFDGPIMDVSDRYYLVYQYCLNQTKRSGQPVKLLSKAEFWRLKRSRVPEPQIGLRSGLDEAQAVEFARLRRITIHTLPYLAYDSLIPGSIAALEKIQQAGADIAVMTMRRTWELKYVFERYDLDRFFPANRCYCLSDDYIKTSDVKEKPLLMAQALQELPPAIETWMVGDTEADIVAAQSYGVKVIAVLSGIRDRTQLERYQPNLIVNNLSEAVEVILDQFWQQTGHMSIA encoded by the coding sequence ATGCTAAGGCTCATTACCGACTTCGATGGGCCGATCATGGATGTTTCTGATCGGTACTACCTCGTTTACCAATATTGCTTGAACCAGACAAAACGCTCTGGGCAACCAGTGAAACTCCTTTCCAAAGCAGAATTTTGGCGGCTCAAGCGATCGCGGGTGCCCGAACCACAAATTGGCTTACGCTCTGGTTTAGACGAAGCTCAAGCAGTCGAGTTTGCCAGGTTGCGTCGTATCACCATTCACACTTTGCCGTACTTGGCCTATGACAGCTTGATCCCCGGTTCAATTGCCGCCTTGGAAAAGATTCAACAAGCAGGCGCTGACATTGCAGTGATGACCATGCGCCGCACTTGGGAGCTGAAATATGTCTTTGAACGCTACGACTTAGACCGGTTCTTTCCTGCTAATCGCTGCTACTGCCTCAGCGACGACTACATCAAAACCAGCGATGTCAAAGAAAAGCCGCTACTCATGGCCCAAGCCCTTCAAGAGTTGCCTCCAGCTATCGAGACCTGGATGGTTGGCGATACCGAGGCAGATATTGTGGCGGCTCAGAGCTATGGAGTGAAGGTAATTGCTGTCCTAAGTGGCATTCGCGATCGCACCCAGCTAGAGCGATACCAGCCTAACTTGATTGTCAACAATCTAAGTGAAGCCGTAGAAGTGATTCTGGATCAGTTTTGGCAGCAAACGGGACACATGAGCATTGCTTAG
- a CDS encoding RodZ domain-containing protein encodes MNRLDPNQVEKLQAISTQLRQAREKQGMTLEQLAAKTYISMGALRALDAGQVDLLPEPVFIQGFIRRYGDTVHLDGTALAQTFPLEALPPPPPENSEESTLDTKSSVAEKAERSRLIGLAGGTALAIAVLLLGSMALLNRAKTVAPNPQAEPLTPKAAAPKAATPKVIASKAAAPKASSTQAQKQAPKPVASPKPATAQPQKKSTQPVAVPSQPSASPSSAAPIEAALNLTQESWVQVIVDGKTAFEGTLPQGTKRTWTAKKELTLLAGNAGGVVVAVNRNAAKPLGQVGEVKEVTFTPDSLAQPTQL; translated from the coding sequence GTGAATCGTTTAGATCCAAACCAAGTTGAAAAGCTGCAAGCCATTAGCACTCAGCTGCGCCAAGCGCGTGAAAAACAGGGCATGACCCTGGAGCAACTGGCTGCTAAAACTTATATTTCGATGGGGGCTTTGCGGGCTTTAGATGCAGGTCAAGTTGATTTATTGCCCGAACCTGTGTTCATTCAAGGGTTCATTCGTCGCTACGGTGATACCGTGCACTTGGATGGCACCGCGTTAGCTCAGACTTTCCCTTTAGAAGCACTTCCCCCTCCACCTCCAGAGAATTCAGAAGAATCAACGCTTGATACCAAGTCCTCTGTGGCAGAGAAGGCAGAGCGATCCCGTCTCATTGGGTTGGCGGGAGGGACGGCGTTAGCGATCGCAGTACTCTTGCTAGGAAGTATGGCGCTTCTGAACCGAGCCAAAACTGTCGCACCCAACCCCCAAGCCGAACCTTTAACTCCAAAAGCAGCAGCTCCAAAAGCAGCAACTCCAAAAGTAATAGCTTCAAAAGCGGCAGCTCCAAAAGCATCCTCTACCCAGGCACAGAAACAGGCACCCAAACCAGTGGCCTCGCCCAAACCAGCGACTGCACAACCCCAAAAAAAATCAACTCAGCCTGTAGCTGTTCCTTCCCAGCCATCTGCTTCTCCTAGTTCTGCGGCACCCATTGAAGCCGCCCTCAACTTGACTCAAGAATCGTGGGTACAAGTGATTGTGGATGGCAAAACGGCCTTTGAGGGGACGCTACCTCAAGGGACTAAAAGAACTTGGACTGCTAAGAAGGAGTTGACGTTATTAGCGGGAAATGCGGGTGGCGTGGTGGTGGCGGTAAATCGGAACGCTGCTAAGCCATTGGGCCAAGTAGGGGAAGTGAAGGAAGTAACCTTTACGCCCGATTCTCTCGCTCAACCGACGCAGCTTTGA
- a CDS encoding CPP1-like family protein — MSDHNPYETLGLNESASFDEIQDARNRLVEEHASDRKQVEMIEAAYDAILMDRLRMRQEGRIKVPDRIRFPEKIVPAPPAVTPAPASKAPAWLQNILVLDTPSRSDVLWPATLFLGLGGLSLYSPGLAIALGVGVSLYFLNRKEHKFFRVFLLALVGSTLGIVLGLQLFPFLQAQLIPLSIDGNAFASWITLLLLWLISSFLR, encoded by the coding sequence ATGAGTGATCACAATCCCTACGAAACGCTTGGGCTGAATGAGAGCGCTTCGTTTGATGAAATCCAAGATGCTCGTAATCGCTTGGTAGAAGAACATGCCAGCGATCGCAAGCAGGTAGAAATGATTGAGGCGGCCTACGATGCGATTTTGATGGATCGCTTGCGGATGCGCCAAGAAGGTCGGATCAAAGTGCCCGATCGAATTCGGTTTCCTGAGAAAATTGTTCCCGCTCCACCTGCGGTAACGCCTGCACCTGCATCTAAAGCTCCAGCTTGGTTGCAGAATATTCTGGTTTTGGATACTCCCAGCCGCTCTGATGTGCTGTGGCCTGCTACCTTATTTTTGGGTTTGGGTGGGCTGAGTCTGTATAGCCCTGGATTAGCAATAGCACTGGGCGTCGGCGTGAGTTTGTATTTCCTCAACCGCAAGGAGCATAAGTTTTTCCGGGTTTTCCTCCTGGCACTGGTTGGCTCTACTTTAGGCATTGTTCTAGGCTTGCAACTTTTCCCCTTCTTACAAGCTCAACTAATCCCGCTCAGCATTGATGGTAATGCTTTTGCGTCTTGGATTACTTTGTTGCTGCTGTGGCTGATCAGCAGCTTTTTGCGCTAA
- a CDS encoding sulfite exporter TauE/SafE family protein — MLILCLSVASLLAWFISALAGGGSPLVLIPVVNFFLEASAVAPVITIGMLLGNAQRALLFWQHIDWEMTWWYLPGAIAGALLGAYTFTQIHVEWVQLLIGLFLLATVLSYGLSKQERTFTVQTWQFLPAGFFHAFISGLVGSSGPVMNPFYLNYGLVKEQMLATKAVHVIVVHIAKLFVYTAFGVLKPEYLGYGLLIGLAAAPATWAGQYVLQKISDRQFRQLVMASMAIAGVLMLWEQRDLMTFWQGVH, encoded by the coding sequence ATGCTCATTCTGTGTTTAAGTGTTGCGAGTCTTCTTGCTTGGTTTATTAGTGCTTTGGCAGGTGGCGGTAGCCCTCTGGTGCTAATTCCAGTCGTCAACTTTTTCCTAGAAGCATCCGCCGTTGCTCCCGTGATCACCATTGGCATGTTGCTTGGCAATGCCCAGCGAGCTTTGTTATTTTGGCAGCATATTGACTGGGAAATGACCTGGTGGTATCTGCCAGGAGCGATCGCTGGAGCTTTACTCGGAGCCTACACCTTTACCCAAATTCATGTGGAATGGGTGCAACTCCTCATTGGTTTGTTTCTACTAGCAACGGTGCTGAGCTACGGGTTGAGCAAACAGGAACGCACCTTCACGGTTCAGACTTGGCAGTTTTTACCCGCCGGATTTTTCCACGCCTTTATTTCTGGCCTAGTGGGTAGCAGTGGGCCAGTGATGAATCCGTTCTACCTCAACTATGGCTTGGTGAAAGAGCAAATGTTGGCGACTAAAGCAGTGCATGTGATTGTGGTGCATATTGCCAAGCTATTTGTTTACACAGCTTTTGGGGTGCTGAAACCAGAATATTTAGGCTATGGCTTGTTAATTGGTTTGGCGGCGGCTCCCGCGACGTGGGCAGGGCAATATGTGCTTCAAAAAATTAGCGATCGCCAATTCCGTCAACTAGTGATGGCGAGTATGGCGATCGCAGGTGTACTGATGTTGTGGGAGCAGCGTGATTTAATGACGTTTTGGCAGGGTGTTCATTA
- a CDS encoding 4-hydroxyphenylpyruvate dioxygenase family protein, whose protein sequence is MKIDHVHFYVEDARACRDWFAQTLGFQAVAAIADSHTLTEVVQQGSIYFALSSPLSPASPIAQFLQQHPPGVVDVAFLVQDLATVMAQAIAQGAKVLEPRQQQPIQQRLGQQQLGQGCLQWSQIAGWGNLRHTLVQRSGLTSLLPLGLESALVRGAMPWMSDPALSQPQDQVKAQGQAREQVREVDASEVIFTQIDHAVLNVGIGELEPAIAWYEKVLGFQPQQQFAIQTEYSGLRSQVLVHPEGGAQLPINEPTSASSQIQEFLDLNRGPGIQHIALQTDDIVAAIAQLRQRELSLLSVPTTYYSQLQQRPGFDPAATDWQAVTKQQILVDWQSEVSPALLLQTFTQPIFRQPTFFFEVIERQVYRRNGQAQKAQGFGEGNFRALFEAVEREQMRRHS, encoded by the coding sequence ATGAAAATTGACCATGTCCACTTTTATGTAGAAGATGCTAGGGCCTGCCGCGATTGGTTTGCTCAAACTTTGGGGTTTCAAGCGGTAGCGGCGATCGCTGATTCACACACCCTTACAGAAGTAGTACAGCAAGGCTCAATTTACTTTGCACTGTCTTCTCCACTCAGCCCTGCCAGCCCCATAGCTCAGTTTTTGCAACAGCATCCCCCTGGTGTCGTGGATGTCGCTTTTCTGGTTCAGGACTTGGCGACGGTAATGGCTCAGGCGATCGCGCAGGGGGCCAAAGTTCTAGAACCTAGGCAACAGCAGCCAATACAACAGCGACTAGGACAACAGCAACTAGGGCAAGGATGTCTTCAGTGGAGCCAGATCGCAGGTTGGGGCAATTTGCGCCACACTCTGGTGCAGCGGTCTGGATTAACGTCGCTGTTGCCTTTGGGGTTGGAGTCAGCTCTAGTGCGAGGAGCAATGCCTTGGATGAGCGATCCAGCGTTATCTCAGCCCCAGGATCAAGTTAAGGCCCAAGGTCAAGCTAGGGAGCAAGTTAGGGAAGTTGATGCCTCCGAGGTAATTTTTACCCAAATTGATCACGCCGTTTTGAACGTTGGCATTGGTGAGTTGGAACCCGCGATCGCCTGGTATGAAAAAGTTTTAGGGTTTCAACCCCAACAGCAATTTGCTATTCAAACCGAGTACTCTGGACTACGCAGCCAAGTGTTAGTGCATCCGGAAGGGGGAGCACAATTGCCGATTAACGAACCTACGTCTGCAAGTTCACAAATCCAAGAATTTCTCGACCTGAATCGTGGCCCCGGAATTCAGCATATTGCCTTGCAAACGGATGATATTGTGGCGGCGATCGCTCAACTGCGACAAAGAGAGCTATCCCTGCTATCAGTGCCCACCACTTACTATTCGCAACTCCAACAGCGGCCTGGATTTGACCCAGCAGCCACAGATTGGCAAGCGGTGACTAAGCAACAAATCTTGGTCGATTGGCAATCAGAAGTTTCTCCAGCTTTATTGCTACAGACCTTTACCCAACCAATTTTTAGACAACCCACCTTCTTTTTTGAGGTGATCGAGCGCCAGGTTTACCGCCGGAACGGTCAAGCACAAAAAGCGCAAGGATTTGGTGAAGGCAATTTTCGCGCCTTATTTGAAGCGGTAGAGCGAGAACAGATGCGGCGTCACTCTTGA